A genome region from Erigeron canadensis isolate Cc75 chromosome 3, C_canadensis_v1, whole genome shotgun sequence includes the following:
- the LOC122592849 gene encoding uncharacterized protein LOC122592849 — protein MDKSWMKTQITSKNFKDGVESFIDFARVKAIRGSIVCPCMRCCNDKWLDADIVHVHILKYGFLPGYTTWTFHGEHCTPPISQSTSTQEMFSDRDNMERLIRDALGVTSPSLNTEELRNPEVQGNIGETSGVNPHSQQCDNSGEIGVNSHSQQCDNSVENNRYQKLLEESEKDLYPGCKYSNLSFTLHLFQIKCIAGISNKGLGMLLELISDAFPHLTSLPSSVNEAKKLTQDLGLGYQKIDACPNDCMIYWGDRKDQQSCHRCKMSRYKSDLGAEHGQSSKSPKSNKPAKVFRYFPLIP, from the coding sequence ATGGACAAAAGTTGGATGAAAACTCAAATAACAAGCAAAAATTTTAAAGATGGAGTCGAGTCTTTCATCGATTTTGCACGTGTCAAAGCTATTAGAGGGTCTATTGTATGTCCTTGCATGAGGTGTTGTAATGATAAATGGTTAGATGCGGATATTGTTCatgtacatatattaaaatatggATTTTTACCGGGTTATACAACATGGACCTTTCATGGGGAACATTGTACACCACCAATATCACAGTCGACGAGTACTCAAGAAATGTTTTCTGATAGAGACAATATGGAACGTCTTATTCGAGATGCTCTCGGTGTAACTTCTCCATCTTTGAATACGGAAGAATTAAGGAATCCAGAGGTTCAAGGAAATATTGGTGAAACTAGTGGTGTTAACCCACACTCACAACAATGTGATAACAGTGGTGAAATAGGTGTTAATTCACACTCACAGCAATGCGATAATAGTGTTGAAAATAATCGGTATCAAAAGTTGTTAGAAGAATCAGAGAAAGACCTATATCCAGGCTGCAAGTATTCTAATTTGTCTTTCACTTTACATCTATTTCAAATCAAATGCATAGCTGGCATATCTAACAAGGGTTTAGGCATGTTGTTAGAGCTTATAAGTGATGCATTTCCTCATTTGACATCACTACCGTCATCTGTTAATGAAGCCAAGAAATTGACTCAAGATCTAGGGCTTGGTTACCAAAAAATTGACGCATGCCCTAATGATTGCATGATTTATTGGGGTGATCGGAAAGACCAACAGTCGTGTCATCGTTGCAAGATGTCTAGATATAAGAGTGATTTAGGTGCTGAACATGGTCAAAGTTCAAAATCACCAAAGTCAAATAAGCCAGCAAAAGTCTTTCGTTATTTCCCTTTGATTCCATGA